Proteins from a genomic interval of Streptomyces sp. NBC_00820:
- a CDS encoding DAK2 domain-containing protein, which produces MAQVPQTFLDALAVRTWCVLALGALGRAREEIDAINVYPVADGDTGTNLYLTLESAATAVEAVFAGYETGTGRPSLADAVHAMAHGALIGARGNSGTILAQLLRGMAQVLAAEGAAGTGRAEDTEDAEDSEDTVGTRRAGDAPHVDGAGLGLALRHAADSAREAVAHPVEGTVLTVASAAADAAERTEGDCGTVARAAYEGAWTALAATPGQLPALRRAGVVDAGGRGLVAVLGALVEAVTGEAVAEEAPGATAARPPEDSAAASTASAAASLAAHARVGDVSGPADLCADGTGASGPAFEVIYLLEAGDEAVARLRERLDALGDSLVVVGGDGLWNVHVHVDDAGAAVEAGIEAGRPYRIRITHFGPGDVHTGGERPPRERVQRAVVAVVPGEGLAGLYTEAGATTILARPGEPPAGGELVQALRRAHAREVVLLPNDAELRLTAAAAAEQARAEGIRVALIPTRSAVQGIAALAVHEPERRFDEDVVQMTSAAGATRYAEVVVAERQAWTSAGICQAGDVLGLIDGDVAVIGPDVISTAETVLDRMLRAGGELVTLVTGDETPETVATHLETRVRETYLAVDTVVYRGGRQGALLLIGVE; this is translated from the coding sequence GTGGCGCAGGTGCCGCAGACATTCCTCGATGCTCTCGCGGTGCGCACCTGGTGCGTTCTGGCACTCGGGGCGCTGGGGCGGGCGCGCGAGGAGATCGACGCGATCAACGTCTACCCCGTCGCCGACGGGGACACCGGGACCAACCTCTACCTGACCCTGGAGTCGGCGGCGACCGCAGTGGAGGCGGTGTTCGCCGGGTACGAGACGGGCACGGGCCGCCCCTCGCTCGCGGACGCCGTGCACGCGATGGCCCACGGAGCGCTCATCGGGGCCCGGGGCAACTCCGGGACGATCCTCGCGCAGCTGCTGCGGGGGATGGCGCAGGTGCTGGCCGCGGAGGGCGCCGCGGGAACAGGGCGCGCAGAGGACACCGAGGACGCCGAAGACAGCGAGGACACCGTGGGCACCCGGCGTGCGGGTGACGCGCCTCACGTCGACGGTGCGGGTCTGGGTCTGGCCCTGCGGCATGCCGCCGACTCTGCCCGTGAGGCCGTGGCCCACCCGGTCGAGGGCACGGTCCTGACGGTCGCCTCCGCCGCGGCGGACGCCGCCGAGCGGACCGAGGGCGACTGCGGGACGGTCGCGAGGGCCGCCTACGAGGGCGCCTGGACCGCCCTGGCGGCGACGCCGGGCCAGTTGCCGGCGCTCAGGCGGGCCGGAGTCGTGGACGCGGGCGGGCGGGGACTCGTGGCGGTGCTGGGGGCACTGGTGGAGGCGGTCACGGGGGAAGCGGTCGCGGAGGAGGCGCCGGGAGCGACGGCCGCGCGGCCGCCGGAGGACTCCGCCGCCGCCTCCACGGCATCCGCCGCCGCTTCCCTGGCCGCCCACGCGCGCGTGGGCGACGTTTCCGGACCGGCGGACCTCTGCGCCGACGGCACCGGGGCGAGCGGCCCGGCCTTCGAGGTGATCTATCTCCTCGAAGCCGGTGACGAGGCCGTGGCGCGGCTGCGGGAACGGCTCGACGCCCTCGGCGACTCCCTCGTCGTGGTCGGCGGCGACGGGCTCTGGAACGTCCACGTGCACGTCGACGACGCCGGTGCCGCCGTAGAGGCGGGGATCGAGGCGGGGCGTCCGTACCGGATCCGGATCACGCACTTCGGTCCCGGCGACGTGCACACCGGCGGTGAGCGGCCGCCGCGCGAGCGCGTCCAGCGGGCCGTCGTCGCCGTCGTACCCGGCGAGGGCCTGGCCGGGCTGTACACGGAGGCCGGCGCGACCACGATCCTGGCCCGCCCCGGGGAGCCGCCCGCCGGCGGCGAACTGGTGCAGGCCCTGCGGCGGGCCCACGCGCGCGAGGTCGTCCTGCTGCCCAACGACGCCGAACTGCGCCTCACGGCCGCGGCGGCCGCCGAGCAGGCCCGCGCCGAGGGCATCCGGGTCGCCCTGATCCCGACCCGCTCGGCGGTCCAGGGCATCGCCGCGCTCGCCGTGCACGAGCCGGAGCGGCGCTTCGACGAGGACGTCGTCCAGATGACCTCCGCGGCGGGCGCCACCCGGTACGCCGAGGTCGTCGTCGCCGAACGCCAGGCCTGGACGTCGGCCGGCATCTGCCAGGCCGGTGACGTCCTCGGCCTCATCGACGGCGACGTGGCCGTCATCGGCCCGGATGTCATCAGCACCGCCGAGACCGTCCTGGACCGCATGCTCCGGGCGGGCGGCGAGCTGGTCACCCTCGTCACCGGCGACGAGACCCCCGAGACCGTCGCCACCCACCTCGAAACCCGGGT
- the rpmB gene encoding 50S ribosomal protein L28 yields the protein MAANCDVCGKGPGFGNNISHSHRRTPRRWNPNIQRVRTVVGGTPKRVNACTSCIKAGKVSR from the coding sequence GTGGCTGCCAACTGCGACGTCTGCGGCAAGGGGCCGGGCTTCGGCAACAACATCTCGCACTCGCACCGCCGTACGCCGCGCCGCTGGAACCCGAACATCCAGCGTGTGCGTACCGTGGTCGGCGGGACGCCGAAGCGCGTGAACGCCTGCACCTCGTGCATCAAGGCCGGCAAGGTCTCGCGCTGA
- the thiD gene encoding bifunctional hydroxymethylpyrimidine kinase/phosphomethylpyrimidine kinase, whose protein sequence is MIPRVLTVAGSDSGGGAGIQADLKTMLALGVHGMSVITAVTAQNSVGVQGAWELPVEAVRAQYRSVVDDIGVQAVKTGMLASAELVEAVAELISGTDVPTVVDPVGVSKHGDPLLAASALDSVRDRLLPVATVATPNLDEVVQLTGVRVESERDLPRAAAAVLAYGPRWVLIKGGHLPGEAVDLLTDGSEEHWLRAPRHDNRHTHGTGCTLASAIASGLAKGRSVPEAVREAKEYVTGAIAAGFPLGAGIGPVDHGWRFRPGGDPAGT, encoded by the coding sequence GTGATACCCCGTGTACTGACCGTGGCCGGCTCGGACTCCGGCGGAGGCGCCGGCATCCAGGCCGACCTGAAGACGATGCTCGCGCTCGGCGTGCACGGGATGAGCGTGATCACCGCCGTGACCGCGCAGAACTCCGTGGGCGTACAGGGCGCCTGGGAACTGCCCGTGGAGGCGGTGCGGGCGCAGTACCGCAGCGTCGTGGACGACATCGGCGTGCAGGCCGTGAAGACCGGCATGCTGGCCTCGGCCGAACTGGTCGAGGCGGTCGCCGAATTGATCTCCGGCACGGACGTGCCGACCGTGGTGGACCCGGTGGGCGTCTCCAAGCACGGGGACCCGCTGCTCGCGGCCTCCGCGCTGGACTCGGTCCGTGACCGGCTGCTGCCGGTGGCGACCGTGGCCACCCCGAACCTGGACGAAGTGGTCCAACTCACAGGTGTCCGGGTCGAATCGGAGCGTGATCTGCCGCGGGCCGCGGCTGCCGTGCTGGCCTATGGGCCGCGCTGGGTGCTGATCAAGGGCGGTCATCTCCCCGGCGAGGCCGTGGACCTGCTCACCGACGGTTCCGAGGAGCACTGGCTGAGGGCACCCCGGCACGACAACCGGCACACCCACGGCACGGGCTGCACGCTCGCCTCGGCGATCGCCTCGGGTCTGGCGAAGGGGCGTTCCGTGCCGGAGGCGGTCAGGGAGGCCAAGGAGTACGTCACCGGGGCGATCGCCGCCGGGTTCCCGCTGGGAGCGGGGATCGGGCCGGTGGATCACGGGTGGCGGTTCAGGCCGGGCGGGGATCCCGCGGGGACGTGA
- a CDS encoding thiamine-phosphate kinase, whose translation MKGTVGELGEFGLIRELTSRLTTTPAVRVGPGDDAAVVAAPDRRVVASTDILLEGRHFRRDWSTAYDVGRKAAAQNLADIAAMGAVPTALLLGLVVPAELAVTWPTELMDGLRDECQVAGASVVGGDVVRGDTIMVSITALGDLRGQEPVTRGGAQPGDLVAVTGWLGWSAAGYAVLSRGFRSPRAFVEAHRRPEPPYHAGPAAAGLGATAMCDVSDGLIADLGHIAEASKVRIDIRSGAIDIPTQMNDIGQAVGVDPMQWVLTGGEDHAIVATFPPDTKLPARWKVIGEVLNPSALPQVTVDGAPWTSKGGWDHFGDIES comes from the coding sequence ATGAAGGGCACAGTGGGTGAGCTGGGTGAGTTCGGGCTCATCAGGGAGCTGACCTCACGTCTCACCACCACCCCGGCGGTCCGGGTCGGCCCGGGTGACGACGCCGCGGTGGTCGCCGCCCCCGACCGCCGGGTGGTGGCCAGCACCGACATCCTGCTGGAGGGACGGCACTTCCGCCGCGACTGGTCCACGGCGTACGACGTCGGGCGCAAGGCGGCGGCGCAGAACCTCGCGGACATCGCGGCCATGGGCGCCGTACCGACCGCGCTGCTGCTCGGCCTGGTCGTCCCGGCCGAACTGGCGGTCACCTGGCCCACCGAGCTGATGGACGGCCTGCGCGACGAGTGCCAGGTCGCCGGTGCCAGTGTGGTCGGCGGGGACGTCGTACGCGGCGACACGATCATGGTGTCGATCACCGCGCTCGGTGATCTGCGGGGCCAGGAACCGGTGACCCGCGGCGGAGCCCAGCCGGGCGACCTCGTGGCCGTCACCGGCTGGCTGGGCTGGTCCGCGGCGGGCTACGCGGTGCTCTCCCGCGGTTTCCGCTCGCCGCGCGCCTTCGTGGAGGCCCACCGGCGCCCCGAACCGCCGTACCACGCGGGCCCGGCGGCCGCGGGGCTCGGCGCGACCGCGATGTGCGACGTGAGCGACGGGCTGATCGCCGACCTCGGGCACATCGCCGAGGCCAGCAAGGTGCGCATCGACATCCGGTCCGGCGCGATCGACATCCCCACGCAGATGAACGACATCGGGCAGGCCGTCGGTGTCGACCCGATGCAGTGGGTGCTGACCGGGGGAGAGGACCACGCGATCGTGGCCACCTTCCCGCCGGACACCAAACTCCCCGCCCGCTGGAAGGTCATCGGCGAGGTGCTCAACCCCTCGGCGCTGCCTCAGGTGACCGTCGACGGGGCACCCTGGACCAGCAAGGGCGGCTGGGACCACTTCGGAGACATAGAGTCGTGA